One Williamsia phyllosphaerae DNA segment encodes these proteins:
- a CDS encoding HIT family protein: MASVFSMIINGDIPGRFVWKDDTAVAFLTINPVTPGHVLVVPREEIDHWEQVDPAVFAHLTAVSQTIGQATRDAFDAPRMGLLIAGLEVPHLHIHVFPAHSVETFDLALAEKDPDPASLEDAATRIRAALRAAGHEEHTSD; this comes from the coding sequence ATGGCTTCGGTATTCAGCATGATCATCAACGGCGACATCCCGGGACGTTTCGTCTGGAAGGACGACACGGCCGTCGCGTTCCTCACCATCAACCCGGTCACTCCCGGGCACGTGCTGGTGGTGCCGCGCGAGGAGATCGATCACTGGGAACAGGTCGACCCGGCGGTCTTCGCCCACCTGACGGCGGTGTCGCAGACGATCGGGCAGGCCACCCGGGACGCGTTCGACGCCCCTCGGATGGGCCTGCTCATCGCCGGCCTCGAGGTGCCGCACCTGCACATCCATGTCTTCCCGGCGCATTCGGTGGAGACGTTCGACCTCGCGCTGGCCGAGAAGGACCCCGATCCGGCGTCCCTCGAAGACGCCGCGACGCGTATCCGTGCAGCTCTGCGTGCTGCCGGGCACGAGGAGCACACCTCCGACTAG
- a CDS encoding sensor histidine kinase, whose amino-acid sequence MTTAHPDHVAPAAPSPPTQPRHRRGIPLRVSLVGLMLVLVALGLLVSGVSVTSAMQNRLIERTDNGLKGAAEGWARPREGDDKGPFSPNAGGQSGSPTVERRPPSPYYVVLFRSDGSTFTINDVGGSPDLSDVDRLGPDPETVGSATGSDTRWRVVKVSATNSSGAMTTSVVAIKLTDFDDTVTRLIWLQLAIGLGVVVIVGGLGYLLVRSSLRPLRRVEVTAEAIAGGDLDQRVPVSPANTEVGRLAASLNVMLHQIQTAFATTAASEEQARRSEDKMRRFVADASHELRTPLTSIRGFSELYRQGAMTDPDQLMSRIEHEAGRMGLLVEELLMLARLDAQRPLERAQVDLLGLASDSVHSARATAPNRDISVEMIDGPGIPAVMGDAARLSQVLSNLITNAIRHTGDDARITVRVGTDDHSAVLAVADTGPGLSPEDQARVFERFYRGDSSRHRDERSGGSGLGLSIVAALVAAHGGTVGVEDTPGGGATFWVRLPRLE is encoded by the coding sequence ATGACCACCGCCCATCCGGATCACGTCGCGCCCGCGGCGCCGTCGCCCCCGACGCAGCCCCGGCATCGCCGGGGCATCCCTCTGCGGGTGTCGTTGGTCGGGTTGATGCTGGTGCTCGTGGCGCTGGGACTGCTCGTGTCCGGCGTGTCGGTCACGTCGGCGATGCAGAACCGTCTCATCGAGCGCACCGACAACGGACTCAAGGGGGCGGCCGAGGGCTGGGCCCGTCCGCGGGAGGGTGACGACAAGGGTCCGTTCTCGCCCAACGCAGGCGGACAGAGCGGAAGCCCCACCGTCGAACGCCGTCCGCCGTCGCCGTACTACGTGGTGCTGTTCCGCTCGGACGGGAGCACCTTCACCATCAACGACGTCGGCGGATCCCCCGACCTGTCCGACGTCGACCGGCTGGGCCCGGATCCCGAGACCGTCGGGAGCGCGACCGGATCGGACACCCGCTGGCGCGTGGTCAAGGTGTCGGCGACGAACTCATCCGGGGCCATGACCACCTCGGTGGTGGCCATCAAGCTCACCGATTTCGACGACACCGTCACCCGACTCATCTGGCTGCAGCTCGCCATCGGTCTCGGGGTCGTGGTGATCGTCGGCGGGCTCGGATACCTGTTGGTACGCAGTAGCCTTCGACCGCTACGACGCGTGGAGGTCACCGCCGAGGCCATCGCCGGCGGTGACCTCGACCAACGTGTCCCGGTGTCGCCGGCCAACACCGAGGTCGGTCGACTCGCGGCGTCGCTGAACGTGATGCTGCACCAGATCCAGACCGCGTTCGCCACCACCGCCGCGTCGGAGGAACAGGCTCGCCGCTCCGAGGACAAGATGCGGCGTTTCGTCGCCGACGCCAGCCACGAACTTCGCACTCCGCTGACCTCGATCCGCGGCTTCTCCGAGTTGTACCGGCAGGGCGCGATGACCGATCCCGACCAGTTGATGTCGCGGATCGAGCACGAGGCGGGCCGGATGGGGCTGCTGGTCGAGGAGTTGCTGATGTTGGCCCGGCTCGACGCGCAGCGCCCGCTCGAGCGTGCCCAGGTCGACCTGCTCGGTCTGGCGTCGGACTCGGTCCACAGCGCGCGGGCCACCGCCCCGAACCGCGACATCTCCGTCGAGATGATCGACGGACCGGGCATCCCCGCCGTGATGGGTGACGCCGCGCGGTTGTCGCAGGTGCTGAGCAACCTGATCACCAACGCCATCCGGCACACCGGAGACGACGCACGGATCACCGTCCGGGTCGGCACCGACGACCACAGCGCGGTACTCGCCGTCGCCGACACCGGCCCCGGGCTGAGTCCTGAGGACCAGGCGCGGGTCTTCGAACGCTTCTACCGGGGCGACAGCTCGCGGCATCGGGACGAGCGTTCCGGCGGCAGTGGGCTCGGGTTGTCGATCGTGGCCGCACTGGTCGCCGCCCACGGCGGCACCGTCGGCGTCGAGGACACCCCCGGCGGCGGAGCCACCTTCTGGGTTCGGTTGCCGCGGTTGGAGTGA
- a CDS encoding response regulator transcription factor, which yields MTDSGARVLVVDDEPNILELLSVSLKFQNFDVATAASGPAAIDKARTFRPDALVLDVMMPGMDGFGLLRRLRADGIEAPALFLTARDSMEDKINGLTIGGDDYVTKPFSLEEVVARLRVILRRNGFGEQKAEPTRITFADIELDDDTHEVWKDGELVALSPTEFTLLRYFMINAGTVLSKPRILDHVWNYDFGGEVNVVESYVSYLRRKVDTGEKRLIHTLRGVGYVMREPR from the coding sequence ATGACTGATTCCGGTGCCCGGGTGCTCGTCGTCGACGACGAGCCCAACATCCTCGAATTGCTGTCGGTGTCGCTGAAGTTCCAGAACTTCGACGTCGCCACCGCGGCGAGCGGTCCGGCCGCGATCGACAAGGCGCGGACCTTCCGTCCCGACGCGCTCGTCCTCGACGTGATGATGCCCGGCATGGACGGTTTCGGACTCTTGCGACGTCTGCGTGCCGACGGCATCGAGGCGCCCGCGCTGTTCCTCACCGCGCGCGACTCGATGGAGGACAAGATCAACGGCCTCACCATCGGTGGCGACGACTACGTCACCAAGCCGTTCAGTCTGGAGGAGGTCGTCGCGCGTCTGCGGGTGATATTGCGACGCAATGGTTTCGGTGAGCAGAAGGCCGAACCCACCCGGATCACGTTCGCCGACATCGAGCTCGACGACGACACCCACGAGGTGTGGAAGGACGGCGAGTTGGTCGCACTGTCTCCGACGGAGTTCACGCTGCTGCGCTACTTCATGATCAACGCGGGCACCGTGCTGTCCAAGCCCCGGATCCTCGACCACGTGTGGAACTACGATTTCGGCGGCGAGGTCAACGTCGTCGAGTCGTACGTGTCGTACCTGCGTCGCAAGGTCGATACCGGGGAGAAGCGACTGATCCACACGTTGCGTGGCGTGGGATATGTGATGCGCGAACCCCGATGA
- a CDS encoding bifunctional glycosyltransferase family 2/GtrA family protein: MPEPTDAPEMIVVVDGTAGHPELDIVVPVYNEEADLAGCIRRLGEHLKNNFPYSARITIADNASTDSTLAVGVELAQTMDQVRVVHLAQKGRGRALNATWTMSDATVVAYCDVDLSTDLNALMPLVAPLLSGHSDVAIGSRLSRSARVVRGAKREFISRSYNLILRTTMGAKFSDAQCGFKAMRADVAQALLPYVEDTGWFFDTELLVLAERIGLRIAEVPVDWVDDPNSSVDIVKTATEDLKGCWRVARALASGDLPVAELRRSLGRNRFDDPQLTGVPHGMVGQLVRFGVIGVISTVAYAVLYLVLHSMLGAQFANFAALLITAVFNTAANRAFTFGVKGREGAARHHMQGIAVFLFGWAITAGSLLALEAGFPGASKHVELLVLVVANLVATLTRFVAFRWVFRNAHGSASRARSDDAGMEAAA, from the coding sequence ATGCCGGAACCGACAGACGCCCCCGAGATGATCGTCGTCGTGGACGGCACCGCCGGACATCCCGAGCTCGACATCGTCGTACCGGTCTACAACGAGGAAGCCGACCTCGCCGGCTGCATACGCCGCCTGGGCGAACACCTGAAGAACAACTTTCCCTACTCGGCGCGGATCACCATCGCCGACAACGCGAGCACCGACAGCACCCTCGCCGTCGGTGTCGAACTCGCGCAGACCATGGATCAGGTGCGCGTCGTGCACCTGGCGCAGAAGGGCCGCGGCCGCGCACTCAACGCGACGTGGACCATGAGCGACGCCACCGTCGTCGCCTACTGCGACGTCGATCTGTCGACCGACCTCAACGCGCTGATGCCGTTGGTCGCGCCGCTGCTGTCCGGCCATTCCGATGTGGCGATCGGTTCGCGGCTGTCGCGGTCGGCGCGGGTGGTCCGCGGGGCCAAGCGCGAATTCATCTCGCGCAGTTACAACCTGATCCTCCGCACGACGATGGGGGCCAAGTTCTCCGACGCCCAGTGCGGTTTCAAGGCGATGCGCGCCGACGTCGCGCAGGCACTGCTGCCGTACGTCGAGGACACCGGCTGGTTCTTCGACACCGAGCTGTTGGTGCTCGCTGAGCGCATCGGACTGCGGATCGCCGAGGTGCCGGTGGACTGGGTGGACGACCCCAACAGCAGCGTCGACATCGTCAAGACCGCAACCGAGGACCTCAAGGGGTGCTGGCGCGTCGCCCGCGCGCTGGCCAGCGGCGATCTCCCGGTGGCCGAGCTGCGACGCAGTCTGGGGCGCAATCGCTTCGACGATCCGCAACTCACCGGGGTGCCGCACGGCATGGTCGGTCAGCTGGTCCGCTTCGGTGTCATCGGGGTCATCTCCACCGTCGCCTACGCCGTGCTCTACCTCGTCCTGCACTCGATGCTCGGCGCCCAGTTCGCGAACTTCGCGGCGCTGCTCATCACCGCGGTGTTCAACACCGCCGCCAACCGCGCGTTCACCTTCGGGGTCAAGGGCCGCGAGGGCGCTGCCCGGCACCACATGCAGGGAATCGCGGTGTTCCTGTTCGGATGGGCGATCACCGCGGGATCCCTGCTCGCCCTGGAGGCCGGTTTCCCGGGCGCTTCCAAGCACGTCGAACTCCTCGTCCTCGTGGTCGCGAATCTCGTTGCCACTCTGACCCGATTCGTCGCCTTCCGCTGGGTGTTCCGCAACGCCCACGGCTCGGCGAGCCGGGCCCGATCCGACGATGCAGGCATGGAGGCCGCAGCGTGA